The region CATTCGCTTCCACTGTATCCATCCCATTTTCCTGCAGTTTATAGGCCCGAAGTTTATTAAGCAGACCGATGCCCCGGCCTTCTTGTCGCATATAAACCAGAACGCCTTGCCCTGCTTCATTGATTTTGTCCAGTGCTTCATGGAGCTGGTTTCCGCAATCACAGCGAAAGGAACCGAACACATCGCCAGTCAAACATTCGGAATGGATTCGCGTTAAGATTGGCTGATCGCCGGAAATTTCCCCTTTTACCAACGCGATATGTTCTTTATCATCAAGATCGTTCGAATAACCAATCACCCGAAATTCACCAAAGTCAGTCGGAAGTGTCGCTTCAACTTCCCGTTTTACATGTTTTTCATGTTTTTTTCGATAGGTTATCAGATCAGCAATAGTAATGATTTTTAATCGGTGTTGCTCAGAGACCTTCATTAAGTCTGGCACACGAGCCATCGTTCCATCCTCTTTAATTACCTCACAAATCACACACGATGGAAATGCTCCACTCAGTTCAGCCAAATCAACAGATGCTTCGGTATGCCCTGTTCGCACCAACACTCCACCCTCCTTGGCAATCAGTGGAAAAACATGACCAGGTTGCTTGAAATCGGCAGCACTTGCATCCGGATGCAGTAATGCTTGAATCGTTTGTGACCGTTCTACTGCGCTTATCCCTGTTCTTGTATCCTTATGGTCAATGCTCACGGTAAACGCAGTACCAAACGGGTCCGTGTTTTGTTTCGCCATCATGGAAAGACCCAGCTGTTTCGCTAAATTTTCCCTCATCGTTGTACAAACGAGCCCTTTCGCATGGGTAATCATAAAATTAATCATTTGCGGTGTGGCTTTTTCAGATAATGCAACCAGATCGCCTTCATTCTCCCGGTTTTCATCATCGACAACAATAATTGGTTTCCCTTGTTTTAAATCGGCAATTGCCTCATCAATGGAATGAAACATGCTTCTCGCCCTCTTTCTTTATTTGTTGATTCCATATGTTTTGTACATATTTCGCCAGCATATCGAATTCCAAATTAACACGATCGCCCGGCTCTTTATTACCCAAAACCGTTGCAGAGACGGTATGAGGAATCAATGATAAGGTAACTACTCCATCTTCTACCGCAAAAATGGTTAAGCTAATGCCATCAACAGCAATAGATCCTTTCACAAGTACATAAGTCTCGAATTCCTTTGGGATGGCAATATCATAGTAAATTGCGTTCGCTTGTCGTTGCTTTCCAATTATTTTTCCCGTACCATCCACATGTCCGGAAACGAAATGTCCGCCTATCCGGCCATTCGCTGGCAGGGAACGCTCCAAATTAACGTGTGATCCTGATTCAAGATGTTTGAGCGAAGTTGATTTGATCGTTTCCGGCATCACATCGACTTGAAAATCAGTAGTGGTAAAATTTGTTACAGTCAGGCAAATGCCATTAACGGCAATACTATCACCAACCTGCATATTAGCCGTCACTTTTTCCGCCCCAATTGTTAGTTGAACCGCCTGATCAGTCACACGATCCATTCGCTTGATCCAGCCTTTTTCTTCAACAATTCCGGTAAACATCGTCATCATCCTTTCGTGGAACAGCAGTAATTTTGATATCCTGACCAATCGTTTCAACCTGTTTAATTTCCAACTGCAATGCATCTTTTAGTCTTGCAAATCCCATCCCGGCAAATGATATTGGCGCATCTGCACCGCCAATAAGCTGGGGCGCCATGTACAAAATGAATTGATTGATCCGTTTTGCTGTTAAAAATGAGCCATTAACGGCAGCGCCACCTTCCACCAATACAGACGAGATTTGCCTTTCTCCCAAATACCGCAGTACATCGTCAATATGTACCTGTTCACTTTCCATCGTAATGACTGTCACTTGATCATGATTGGCAAATTGTCCTATTCGCTCGCTGGTTACATCGTTTCCGGTAAAAATAAGTGTTTCTGCTTGTTGATCGGTAACCACATTGGCATCTAAAGGAGTTTTTAATGTCGTGTCCAAGATGATACGGATGGGATTATTCCCATTATTGCCAATTCTTGTGGTAAGACTCGGGTTGTCCGCCAATACCGTGTTGACACCAACAAGAATGGCATCATGATTATTCCGATACAAGTGTCCATCCCGGCGTGCTTCTTTCCCGGTAATCCATTTACTGTTACCAGTGACGGTCGCGGTTTTTCCATCTAAACTCGTGGCTGTTTTTAAGGTTACATAGGGCATCCCCGTAGTTATATAATGAAAAAACACCTGATTCACCTGCTCTGCTTCAGCTTGTAATACACCAACATCAACAGTTATTCCGGCCCGGCGCAGTTTCTCAATCCCGCTGCCGGAAACCTGTTGATTTGGATCCGCCACGGCAATAACGGTCCGGCTGATTCCTTTTTCAATAATGTAATCTGCACATGGCGGCGTCTTGCCCGTATGACTGCACGGCTCCAGTGTGACATAAATCGTCGCACCGTTTGTTTTTTCCCCAGCCATATCCAGTGCGTGGACTTCCGCATGGGCTTCACCCGCTTTCAGATGGGCACCAAAACCAACAATCGCTCCATCGTTGACCACCACCGCACCAACAGGCGGATTCGGGCTCGTTTGTCCGGTTACTGCTTTAGCAAGTTGCAATGCAAATTCCATATAATCTTTATCCTGCAAAATAACGACCTCCCCTTTTTTCAAATACAAAAAAGCCTCTGAAATCAGCTTCAGAGGCGTGTTAGGGTGAATTTTAAATAAACAAGCACATGAATCTATCATGGTATGCAAAAAATGGCAAATAGAGATCACTGGATATACCAATAACCCGCTTGCAAGCATCAACCATTTTCAATCATGCTTGTTATCTAAATTCCTTCTCCCATCCAGACTTTAACTGTCGGTTCTGGAGTTGCACCAGATCCACCGTTTGGTTTTGACAACCGTACGGGTCACGGACTTAAAGCATACGACTGCTTCTTACCGTCGGTCGGGAATTACACCCTGCCCCGAAGGAACTCGCAATATGAACTTGTATGTTATTTATAACGCAAATTTAGAGAAACTGCAAGTATTTTATATGACTGGATTTGGGAGAGGTCTAACTGGAATCGAGAGGAAGAGAAAACATCCATTCACAGTGATGCGTGAGGGAGATATTCCACACGCCGCAAAGGTTCCGTGCATGGTGTTCGTTTGCGAAGATATCCGCTACCCATATAGCAGGAATGGACATAAAAAAACACCCTATCTTTCAGCAAAATAGGGTGTTTTTGTATCTTATAATCCAAGACTTAGGTTATTTCACATTACGGATTTTGTTCACTTCATCGGCAACAAATTGTACACTTGTTCCAACGATGACCTGGATACTGTGTTTTCCTACGACGTGAATTCCCGGAACACCTGTAGACTTGATTCTATCTTGATCCACCTTATCCATATCATTTACTTCAACCCTTAGGCGAGTTGTACAATAATCAACAGCATCCACATTTTCATCGCCGCCAAGTCCTTCATAAATTTTGGCAGCCATGACAGCGTATTTGTCATCTCCGTCTGTTGAGGCAACATCCTTTTCCTCCGCTTCCTCTGCATCATCTTCGCGCCCTGGCGTTTTCAGATTAAATTTTGTGATCAAGAAACGGAACAAGAAATAGTAAATAACTGCAAAGACGAGTCCTTGAACAATGAGCATATACGGCTTGTTGGCGATTGAGTTCATAAAACTTAATGTATAATCAACAAATCCAGCGCTGAACCCAAAGCCTGATGTCCAATGAAATGTAGCTGCAATAAACAACGATAGTCCTGTTAAAAGGGCATGGACAACATACAATGCTGGAGCAAGGAACATAAACGAGAATTCAACCGGTTCAGTAACCCCGGTAAAGAAAGCTGCAAACGCCCCTGCCATCATCAAAGATGCAGCTTGTTTCTTACGCTTGGTTTTCGCAGTATGGTACATAGCCAACGCTGCAGCAGGCACACCAAACATCATGATTGGATAAAATCCTGCCTGATACATACCGGTAATGCCTTTTGTTCCCTCACTAGCCAGGAACTTGCCGATATCATTAATTCCCGCAACATCAAACCAGAATACCGAATTCAACGCATGGTGCAGACCGGTTGGAATTAATAGACGGTTAAAGAAACCATACAGACCGGCACCAACTGCTCCCAAACTACTGATAGCTTTACCAAACGCAACAAGCCAGCCGAATACAACCGGCCAAACAAAGAATAAAACCGCAGCCACCACAACCATCGCGGCTGCCGTCATAATTGGCGGGAGTCTCTTTCCACTGAAGAACGCTAACGCATCTGGCAGCTTGACACCACTAAATCGATTATACATCATGGCAGCAATGACCCCGGTTAAAATACCGATGAACACATTATCATTTTGTTCAAAGGCCGGGTTGACGTCCGCTACATCTTTTCCTAATAAATCTGCAACAGAATCAGTTGAAATCAAATTGGTGACTACCAAAAAACCGACCAGACCACTCAATGCGGCGGCACCATGTTTATCTTTGGACAATCCAATGGCAATACCGACTGCAAAAAGCATACCCAGGTTGTCTAAAATGGATGTACCTGCGTTCGACAGGAATGTACCAATGACGTTACCTTCCCAAAAACCTAAAATCCAGTTCCCGAGTCCGGCTAAAATAGCAGCTGCTGGCAAAACGGCAACCGGCAGCATGATTGACCGGCCCAGGCTCTGTAAAGCTTTCATCATAACTGTTTCCCCCTTGGAATTTCAATATAATCGCTTTCAAAAAATATATGATGGTAGTGTACTTTACATTCGTTGCATTCGTTCGATATGAAGTGTAATATAGCCAAGTTCATCTTCTGGTAAATGAATATCATGCTTTGCAGCCAAAACATCAGCAACTTTTTTTGCACATTGATAGGCAACCGGAAATTTACTTGTGATCATCTTCAGCATGTCCGCATCCATGACATGATACTGTTCCCCTTTGCCACGGTCCAGTGCAAACCGCAAATGATAAATTAAACGTTCATAGGCAATATCATTGGATTCCACGTTAATCCCCAATGTTTGGTCGATTGTTTCAATCATTTCTTTTAATATCGATGTCTGCCTGACAAGTTCATGAAGATTGCCATCCTGAAGTTTCATCGAATGAATATGCAAAGCGATAAATGCGGCCTCGTCTGGTGGCATTTCCACTTGCAGTTTATTTTTAATATGATCGATCGCCCAAAGCCCAATATGAAATTCCTTCTTATACAAGACTTTGATCTCCGGAAGTAATTTATTTTTGATCCGGATCCCTTGTTTCTCCCGGTCAAGGGCAAAAGAAATATGGTCGGTTAATCCAATAAGCACATGTTCGTTTAATTTTGTTCCCAGATATTTTTCAGCATAGTCAATAATATCCTCCGAAATGAGAAAATGTTTCTCAGGGATACGCATCAGCAGTTCCTGTAGTTTCTTATTTTCTTTTAACACAAACAGCTTTTCAATTTTAGCGGTATTGACCATATCTTTTTTATGCTTGTTATATCCGACACCACCACCGATTGCGATTGTTTCTTCGTCCCCATCCATTACGACGACGGCATTATTGTTCAGGATTTGCTTTATCCGCATTACCCCACCTCCCTTGGCAAGTGTGGTAACAAGCTAAAATAATTTTAGCTTGTTATTTTTCGGTTGACGTGATGATGACTGTTTCTCCTGCCGTACCTGTTTTAGCATCGGTCATTTGATATTCCCTTCCACTGTCTTGACTATTGGTAATAATAACAGGCGTAACGATGTTGTCAGCATGTTCCCGGATATATTCCAAATCAACTTCAAGTACTAACTGGCCAGTGGAAACCTTATCCCCCTCCTTCACTTTTGCCGTAAATCCTTCTCCTTTCAATCCGACTGTTTCCAAACCAACATGAACAAGGATTTCACTGCCATCTTCCGCCTTGATGCCAATCGCATGTTTAGTATCAGGAAATTGAATCACTGTTCCTGTGACAGGAGACATAATTTTTCCGTCTGACGGAATCAAAGCAATCCCATCACCCATCATTTTTTGGCTAAATACTGGGTCTGGCACTTCTTCTATCGGTATAATTTCACCATTCACCGGTGCCTTGATTTCGACATTTTCTGCTTGTTTCTTTTTCTTGAATAGATTAAAAGCCATGATTTATCGCTCCTTGTCCTTTTTCATGGTAGTATTTGTCTTTTTACGTGATTTTACACAGCAAAAAAGGCATAGAGGTATGAAAGGCACATTATATTGTTCCTCATTTACCACTATGCCTTATCGGATAAGTAACATGTGATCATTATTCTATTGATAGTTTTATAGTACCACCAGAGAAATAGAAATGCAATAATTATACACGTATGCCTCATATCCATGATAACTAGCAAAGATGGAAGAAACTAGCGGATTTTCCAATTTGAAAAGAGATTGTATTCTCTCGTTAACATTTATGAAATATTTCTTTGTTATACTAGCCAATATTAGACATGAATCTACTTTTGTCTACATAGAATTTTAATTTAGGAGGATAAATCTTGGCTACAAAAAATCGTATGATAAAAAAGACACTCGTTTCTACTACTTTGATGACTTCATTGGCACTCTCTCCAATGATGACAGGTAACGTTTTTGCACATGGTGCCCCGGAGGCAGATGCAAATGCTCCCTCAGCCGAAGTAGGTTCCAGTGAAAGTACAGGCGTTGGTGTTGCCATTCTTTCGCAAGGTGATCAGGGTCAGGAGGTAACCGACTTACAACAGAAACTACAGGAACAGGGTTATGACATAAATACGGACGGAGTTTATGGACCAAATACGCAACAAAAGATAATTGAATTCCAATATGACCAAGGTTGGGATGCCGATGGAGTTGTAGATACTCCAACATTGAACGCATTGAATAATGGATCGGCAGCAGGAGGAAATGCTACTGGTAATAGTAATGCACAAGTTGCTGAACCAGTTAACGTATCGGTACAATCTCAAACGGTTAATGCATCCGGTGCAAATTCCGGAGACTCTGTTTCTATCGCACAAAGCTTGGTAGGTACTCCTTATGTCTGGGGTGGCACAGATCCTAGTGGTTTTGACAGCAGTGGTTTCATTAACTATGTGTTTAAACAACAAGGTATTTCACTCAGCAGAACGCATGCAGGTATGTGGGCAAATGACGGTGTACAAGTAGACAACCCACAACCGGGAGATGTTGTTTTCTTTGAAGGAACATATGGTAGTGGCGTTTCACACAGTGGTATCTATCTTGGAAATCACCAAATGATTCACGCTGGGACAGAAGCAACTGGTGTTGAGGTTACCTCATCTGATTCATGGGATTATTATTGGGGTAAACATTACATTGGTGCTAAACGGTTTTAACTAAGGTTTATAATAAGTCATTGTAAAACTATCACATGCTACTAAATATAATCGTAAGCTGCTCTAAAAAGTCTATCAATCTTTTTTAGAGCAGCTTTTTTTACACAAATCTTGTTCTTATTTGCAGATAACACCGTACAATTTTTTAGGTGAATTGTTTCGGTGCCTTTCCTGAATTTTGCTAGACTATAAGTAAATACATATAAAGGAGCACATACATAATGAATCTATCCAAAGGAAAATTCAATGGCATTACTGATGTCCAAGGAGTCAAAGTTGGCCATGTCACTTTATATGAAAAAATTGATGAACAAAATACTATTTGCACTGGGGTGACGGCCATTCTACCCCATGGTGGCAATCTATTTACCAAGAAAACCCGGGCGGCGAGTGCGGTGATTAATGGGTATGGCAAAACGGCCGGGCTTGTACAATTAGATGAACTCGGGTTACTGGAGTCACCAATTATGCTCACCAATACGTTTAGCGTTGGAGCTGTAATGCAAGGCACATTGCAATATATGCTGGAAACGAATAAGGAGATTGGCGATTCTACCAGTTCGATTAATATCGTTGTTGGAGAATGCAATGATAGCTATCTTAATTCAATGCGACTGCAAGCGGTGGAGCCAGAGCATGCAATTCAAGCGATTAAAGACGCGACAACAGGGCCAGTCGAACAAGGTGCGATCGGCGCCGGAAAAGGGATGGTTTGTTTTGGCTATAAAGGCGGAATTGGTACCGCATCAAGGATCGTCCGTGCTGGTGATGATAGCTATACTGTCGGCTGCCTGGTGCTCAGTAATTTTGGCAAACGGGAAGATGCCCTGTTCGCCAACTGGGATAACAAAAACATCGATACACCCGATGGTTCGATCATGATGATTATTGCTACTGATGCCCCACTTTATGATCGGCAATTAAAACGGTTGGCCAAACGCTGTGCCGCTGGACTGGGACGAACCGGCAGTATGATCGCTAATGGCAGCGGAGATATCGCGATTGCCTTTTCAACTGCCAATACATACATGCATGAAAGCGATCAGCATACAGAAACACTAACCCATATTCGCGATGACCATCCAGTGATGAATCACCTTTTTCAAGCAGTGGTAGAGGCAACCGAGGAAGCTGTGGTCCATTCGCTCAAATATGCAGAGACAACGGTAGGCAGAAAGGGGCGTGTGGTAGAGAAAGCTCCTTTTTAGTCAGATGAAAAGAGCAGCTATAAAAACATGCTGCTCTTTTTTGGATTGCTTATCGGTCTTTTTGTATAGTTCCCATCCATCACGTACGTCAGAATCAGTT is a window of Lentibacillus daqui DNA encoding:
- the nagE gene encoding N-acetylglucosamine-specific PTS transporter subunit IIBC; this encodes MMKALQSLGRSIMLPVAVLPAAAILAGLGNWILGFWEGNVIGTFLSNAGTSILDNLGMLFAVGIAIGLSKDKHGAAALSGLVGFLVVTNLISTDSVADLLGKDVADVNPAFEQNDNVFIGILTGVIAAMMYNRFSGVKLPDALAFFSGKRLPPIMTAAAMVVVAAVLFFVWPVVFGWLVAFGKAISSLGAVGAGLYGFFNRLLIPTGLHHALNSVFWFDVAGINDIGKFLASEGTKGITGMYQAGFYPIMMFGVPAAALAMYHTAKTKRKKQAASLMMAGAFAAFFTGVTEPVEFSFMFLAPALYVVHALLTGLSLFIAATFHWTSGFGFSAGFVDYTLSFMNSIANKPYMLIVQGLVFAVIYYFLFRFLITKFNLKTPGREDDAEEAEEKDVASTDGDDKYAVMAAKIYEGLGGDENVDAVDYCTTRLRVEVNDMDKVDQDRIKSTGVPGIHVVGKHSIQVIVGTSVQFVADEVNKIRNVK
- a CDS encoding PTS sugar transporter subunit IIA: MAFNLFKKKKQAENVEIKAPVNGEIIPIEEVPDPVFSQKMMGDGIALIPSDGKIMSPVTGTVIQFPDTKHAIGIKAEDGSEILVHVGLETVGLKGEGFTAKVKEGDKVSTGQLVLEVDLEYIREHADNIVTPVIITNSQDSGREYQMTDAKTGTAGETVIITSTEK
- the ribE gene encoding riboflavin synthase yields the protein MFTGIVEEKGWIKRMDRVTDQAVQLTIGAEKVTANMQVGDSIAVNGICLTVTNFTTTDFQVDVMPETIKSTSLKHLESGSHVNLERSLPANGRIGGHFVSGHVDGTGKIIGKQRQANAIYYDIAIPKEFETYVLVKGSIAVDGISLTIFAVEDGVVTLSLIPHTVSATVLGNKEPGDRVNLEFDMLAKYVQNIWNQQIKKEGEKHVSFH
- a CDS encoding bifunctional 3,4-dihydroxy-2-butanone-4-phosphate synthase/GTP cyclohydrolase II translates to MFHSIDEAIADLKQGKPIIVVDDENRENEGDLVALSEKATPQMINFMITHAKGLVCTTMRENLAKQLGLSMMAKQNTDPFGTAFTVSIDHKDTRTGISAVERSQTIQALLHPDASAADFKQPGHVFPLIAKEGGVLVRTGHTEASVDLAELSGAFPSCVICEVIKEDGTMARVPDLMKVSEQHRLKIITIADLITYRKKHEKHVKREVEATLPTDFGEFRVIGYSNDLDDKEHIALVKGEISGDQPILTRIHSECLTGDVFGSFRCDCGNQLHEALDKINEAGQGVLVYMRQEGRGIGLLNKLRAYKLQENGMDTVEANEQLGFPPDLRDYDVSAQILLDLGVHRVELLTNNPEKMGCLAAHGVQVEARIPLQAGRRVENEKYMQTKQEKMGHLLGLHG
- the ribD gene encoding bifunctional diaminohydroxyphosphoribosylaminopyrimidine deaminase/5-amino-6-(5-phosphoribosylamino)uracil reductase RibD — translated: MQDKDYMEFALQLAKAVTGQTSPNPPVGAVVVNDGAIVGFGAHLKAGEAHAEVHALDMAGEKTNGATIYVTLEPCSHTGKTPPCADYIIEKGISRTVIAVADPNQQVSGSGIEKLRRAGITVDVGVLQAEAEQVNQVFFHYITTGMPYVTLKTATSLDGKTATVTGNSKWITGKEARRDGHLYRNNHDAILVGVNTVLADNPSLTTRIGNNGNNPIRIILDTTLKTPLDANVVTDQQAETLIFTGNDVTSERIGQFANHDQVTVITMESEQVHIDDVLRYLGERQISSVLVEGGAAVNGSFLTAKRINQFILYMAPQLIGGADAPISFAGMGFARLKDALQLEIKQVETIGQDIKITAVPRKDDDDVYRNC
- a CDS encoding PRD domain-containing protein gives rise to the protein MRIKQILNNNAVVVMDGDEETIAIGGGVGYNKHKKDMVNTAKIEKLFVLKENKKLQELLMRIPEKHFLISEDIIDYAEKYLGTKLNEHVLIGLTDHISFALDREKQGIRIKNKLLPEIKVLYKKEFHIGLWAIDHIKNKLQVEMPPDEAAFIALHIHSMKLQDGNLHELVRQTSILKEMIETIDQTLGINVESNDIAYERLIYHLRFALDRGKGEQYHVMDADMLKMITSKFPVAYQCAKKVADVLAAKHDIHLPEDELGYITLHIERMQRM
- a CDS encoding DmpA family aminopeptidase, translated to MNLSKGKFNGITDVQGVKVGHVTLYEKIDEQNTICTGVTAILPHGGNLFTKKTRAASAVINGYGKTAGLVQLDELGLLESPIMLTNTFSVGAVMQGTLQYMLETNKEIGDSTSSINIVVGECNDSYLNSMRLQAVEPEHAIQAIKDATTGPVEQGAIGAGKGMVCFGYKGGIGTASRIVRAGDDSYTVGCLVLSNFGKREDALFANWDNKNIDTPDGSIMMIIATDAPLYDRQLKRLAKRCAAGLGRTGSMIANGSGDIAIAFSTANTYMHESDQHTETLTHIRDDHPVMNHLFQAVVEATEEAVVHSLKYAETTVGRKGRVVEKAPF
- a CDS encoding C40 family peptidase — translated: MATKNRMIKKTLVSTTLMTSLALSPMMTGNVFAHGAPEADANAPSAEVGSSESTGVGVAILSQGDQGQEVTDLQQKLQEQGYDINTDGVYGPNTQQKIIEFQYDQGWDADGVVDTPTLNALNNGSAAGGNATGNSNAQVAEPVNVSVQSQTVNASGANSGDSVSIAQSLVGTPYVWGGTDPSGFDSSGFINYVFKQQGISLSRTHAGMWANDGVQVDNPQPGDVVFFEGTYGSGVSHSGIYLGNHQMIHAGTEATGVEVTSSDSWDYYWGKHYIGAKRF